The sequence GGCGGACCAGATTGCAAAAGGCCCGGCTGCCGACGTCGATCAGGTGCGTTGGGTCTGTAACCCCTGGGGCCGCTGCTTCTGGCGCCCGAACTACTATGGCGCCTATGGCTATTACGGCGGCCCGCGCCGGTTTTACGGGCCGCGCCCGTGGGGCTGGGGCCACCGCCACTGGCACCGCTGGTAGATTGAAGGGGGCCGCAAGGCCCCTTTTCGTCGGAGGCGTTTGATCAGCCGAAGCCAGCGCTCGATCCGGATAGCCAACACGCGCGTCTGGAAACGAGGAAGGCGATCATCGCCGAGCTAAAGTCAGCTATCGTTCCGCGGGCGGCAGCTCCCCAAACACCTCGATCAGGCGAAAGCGCTCGCACATGAGCATCATGTCTTCGCCGAATCGTCCGAGCCGGCCGAAATAGGTGCGATGAGCGCTGCGCCAATAGGCCAGGCTTCGATCGCCTTCGCCCTCGTCATAGGCAAAGGCGGCGTCGACTTCATGGAAGCGCCGATATGTGATCTCGGTGCTTTCGATGACACAGCGCGGCTCTCCCCGTCCATCGAGCACGACCCAGCGCTCTCCGGGCGTAGATGTGTTCGGCTCGTCTTCCGTGCTGCAGGTTGCGGTCTTGATGCCCCTGACGACGAGATCGAGCAATTCGTCCGCGAGCCCGGGACTGTCGCCGAAAGCAAACGTCCGGAGGTGTCGATAGCGTTCGGGGACCTGCCCGCTCATCCGCTTCCTTTCAGAGTGCGGCAATCACCGCCTTCGTGATGTCGGCGGTGCCGTTGCTGCCGCCGAACTCCATCGGCTTGATGCCGCCGGCATAGACCCGGTCCACCGCGCGCTCGATTTGCTCGCCCGCCTCGGCCGCACTCTCGACGCCATGCTTCTCGGCGAGCCAGTCCAGCATCATCGCGGCCGACAGGATCATGCCGGTGGGGTTGGCCTTGCCCTGCCCCATGATGTCAGGGGCGGTGCCATGGCAGGGCTGGAACACCGCATATTTGTCGCCAATGTCGGCGGACGGCGCCATCCCGAGACCGCCGATCAGGCTCGCGGTGATGTCGGAAACGATGTCGCCGAACATGTTCTCCATCACCATCACGTCGAAATCCCAGGGACGCTTGACCAGCATCGCCGAGCAGGCATCGACATAGAGCCGGTCGGTCTTCACGCCGGGATGCTTCTTCTCGATCTCGTCGAAGATGCCGCGGAAGAATGCAAAGGCCTTGAACACGTTCGCCTTGTCGACGCAGGTCAGCGCGCCCGGCTTGCCGCGCGCCTTGCGCCGCTCGGCGAGGCGAAACGAGAAGTCGAACAGGCGCTCGGACGTCCGGCGCGTGATCACCATGGTCTCGCGCGCGTCCTCGTGGGTGACCACGCCCTTGCCCATCGAGGCGAACAGGCCTTCGGTCGACTCGCGGATGACGACGAGATCGATGCCGCGCTTGTCCGCGCCGACGATCGGGCTCGGCACGCCGGGAATGAGGCGCGCCGGCCGCACGCCGGCATAGAGATCGAAGATGAAGCGCAGCTCGATCTGCGGCGCGATCTCGGTATTGTCGGGGTAGCGCACCGACGGCAGGCCGCAGGCGCCGAGCAGGATCGCATCCGCCTCCTCGCACAGCTTGATCGTGCTGTCCGGCATCGACTTGCCGGTGGCGAGATAATTGTTGGCACCGGCCGGCGCCTCGGTGAAGCGGAAGTTGAGGCCGGATTTGTCGCCGACCTTGCGCAGCACTTCGAGCGCCGGCGCCATGACTTCGGGACCGATGCCGTCACCGGCGAGCACGGCAATGTGGAAGGCGTTGTTTGCGGACATAGGGGTTCCTGCGTGAAGAAAGGTGTGGCCCCGTCATTGCGAGGAGCTCTTGCGACGAAGCAATCCAGACTGTTTCCACGGCGGGATTTCTGGATTGCTTCGCTGCGCTCGCAATGACGGTGGAGAGAGTTATTACGGCGTCAGCACGGTGCGGCCGACCACCGCGCCCTGCTGCAATTGCACCAGCGCGTCGTTGGCTTTGGCGAGCGGCGCCGTCGTCACCGGGATCGGCGGCACCTTCTTGGTGCGGACGAGATCGAGCAGCTCCTGCGTTTCGCGCAGGTTTCCGACATAGCTGCCCTGGATCGTCACCGCCTTGATCGGGATCAGCGGCAGCGCCCAGGTCGCGCCGCCACCGAACAGGCCGACGATGATGAGCTTGCCGCCCTTGGTCAGACAGTCGAAGCCGAGCTGCGTCGTGGCGGAGTTGCCGACGAGGTCGATCACGGCGCGGATCGGCCCACCCGCCTTCTTCGCAAGCTGCTCCAGCGCATCCGGCGCCTTGGGATCGACGGTTGAGAGCGCGCCGGCCTTCTCGGCCGCTTCGCGCTTCCTGGCGTCGATGTCGACCATGATCGCGCCCTTGCCGCCCATCGCCTTGAGCAGCGACAGCGCCATCAGGCCGAGGCCGCCGGCGCCGAACATCACGATCGGCGTGTCGAAGTGCTGCTCGACCTTCTTCAGCGCGCTGTAGGTGGTGACGCCCGAGCAGGCGTAAGGCGCGGCCGACGCGGGATCGAGGCCTTTCAGATTGAGCAGATAGCGCGGATGCGGCACCAGCATGTGATCGGAATAGCCGCCGTCGCAATAGACGCCGAGCGAGCGCGGCGTCAGGCACATGTTCTCGTCCCCGCCAAGGCACGTCGCGCATTTGCCGCAGCCGATCCAGGGATAGACCAGGCCGATGTCGCCAAGCTTGAGGTCACCCTGGTCGCCCGGCTTCACGTCCGGTCCGAACGCCAGGACTTCGCCGACGGTCTCGTGCCCCATGGTCAGCGGCAGGTTGATGCCGCGGTCCTTCAGCGACAGCGGCTTGCGGCCGTGGCCGAGATCGTAGCCGCCTTCCCAGATGTGGAGGTCGCTGTGGCAGACGCCGGCGGCCTTCACCTTGATCAGCACCTGCGTGCCCGAGGGCTGCGGCGTCGCCTCGTCGAACTCCTGCAGCGGCGCCTTGAAGTCGGCAACCTTGAAACTCTTCATTGGAATCCTCCCGGCATGCTTGTCGTTCTCGGCCTCACCATGCCATGGCGGGCGGGGCGAGACAAACCGGTCTTAGTTCAGGCCAGCGGATGGTGGCAAGCGGCGAACTGGCCGGGGGCGACCTCGCGCAACTCCGGTATCTCCGCGCTGCATCGCTGATCGGCGCGTGGGCAGCGGGTGCGGAAGCGGCAGCCGGACGGCGGTGCAATCGGCGATGGCGGCTCGCCGGTCGCCACACTCTCGGCGGGACGCACATCCGGATCGGGCACCGGGATCGCCTGCAGCAGCAGGCTGGTGTAGGGATGCGCGGGCCGTGCGAACAATTGCTCGGAGGGGCCGACCTCGCAGAGCCGGCCGAGATACATCACCGCGACGCGGTCGCTGACGGCTTTGACCACCGCAAGGTCATGCGCGATGAACAGCAGCGTCAGGCCGAAGCGCGCCTTCATCTCCTCCAGCAGGTTGAGGATCTGTGCTCGGATGGAGACGTCGAGCGCCGAAACCGGCTCGTCGCAGACGATGAACTCGGGGTTGAGCACCAGCGACCGCGCGATGCAGATGCGCTGGCACTGGCCGCCGGAAAATTCGTGCGGCAGGCGGCCCACGACGAGATCAGGATCGAGCCCGACCGCAGCGAGCACCTCGTGCACCCTACGCTTGCGCTCCGCAGCATTCTTGACGCCGGCGATGATCAGCGGCTCGGCGACGATGTCGCCGATGCGCCGGCGCGGATTG is a genomic window of Bradyrhizobium sp. CB1717 containing:
- a CDS encoding oligopeptide/dipeptide ABC transporter ATP-binding protein yields the protein MMQLAVRNEALLNVDNLVVEYGLGNKTVHAVSGVSLQVARGETLGLVGESGCGKSTLGRAVLQLRRAKSGRVLFDGEDLTAMEGEALRKMRRRVQLIFQDPIASLNPRRRIGDIVAEPLIIAGVKNAAERKRRVHEVLAAVGLDPDLVVGRLPHEFSGGQCQRICIARSLVLNPEFIVCDEPVSALDVSIRAQILNLLEEMKARFGLTLLFIAHDLAVVKAVSDRVAVMYLGRLCEVGPSEQLFARPAHPYTSLLLQAIPVPDPDVRPAESVATGEPPSPIAPPSGCRFRTRCPRADQRCSAEIPELREVAPGQFAACHHPLA
- a CDS encoding isocitrate/isopropylmalate dehydrogenase family protein, which gives rise to MSANNAFHIAVLAGDGIGPEVMAPALEVLRKVGDKSGLNFRFTEAPAGANNYLATGKSMPDSTIKLCEEADAILLGACGLPSVRYPDNTEIAPQIELRFIFDLYAGVRPARLIPGVPSPIVGADKRGIDLVVIRESTEGLFASMGKGVVTHEDARETMVITRRTSERLFDFSFRLAERRKARGKPGALTCVDKANVFKAFAFFRGIFDEIEKKHPGVKTDRLYVDACSAMLVKRPWDFDVMVMENMFGDIVSDITASLIGGLGMAPSADIGDKYAVFQPCHGTAPDIMGQGKANPTGMILSAAMMLDWLAEKHGVESAAEAGEQIERAVDRVYAGGIKPMEFGGSNGTADITKAVIAAL
- a CDS encoding ASCH domain-containing protein, which translates into the protein MSGQVPERYRHLRTFAFGDSPGLADELLDLVVRGIKTATCSTEDEPNTSTPGERWVVLDGRGEPRCVIESTEITYRRFHEVDAAFAYDEGEGDRSLAYWRSAHRTYFGRLGRFGEDMMLMCERFRLIEVFGELPPAER
- a CDS encoding alcohol dehydrogenase, which encodes MKSFKVADFKAPLQEFDEATPQPSGTQVLIKVKAAGVCHSDLHIWEGGYDLGHGRKPLSLKDRGINLPLTMGHETVGEVLAFGPDVKPGDQGDLKLGDIGLVYPWIGCGKCATCLGGDENMCLTPRSLGVYCDGGYSDHMLVPHPRYLLNLKGLDPASAAPYACSGVTTYSALKKVEQHFDTPIVMFGAGGLGLMALSLLKAMGGKGAIMVDIDARKREAAEKAGALSTVDPKAPDALEQLAKKAGGPIRAVIDLVGNSATTQLGFDCLTKGGKLIIVGLFGGGATWALPLIPIKAVTIQGSYVGNLRETQELLDLVRTKKVPPIPVTTAPLAKANDALVQLQQGAVVGRTVLTP